The nucleotide window GATGCCGGATGCGCCCAGGTCAAGGACAAGGTCAACCACCCGCGCGGCATTGAAGTTCGCCCATTCGCTGCCCTGGCTGTAGGCCCAACCGCCGACGGACACGAATACTTCCGTGCCGCGCGCTTTTAACGCAGCGATGTTGTTACGGAAATCCTGGGCTTGTTGCGCGGTAAATTTTTTCTGCCCGTTGTTTGTAGTTGCCCCTTCCACAAATTCGAAACCGGCTATCGCCTGATCAAACGCATAGGATCCTTTTTGGTAGGTTGTATTCGGTCGTGCAAATGCCAGGTTCACAGTGGTGATATAGTTTGGTATGTTTGCCGGTATCAGATCGTAAATACTGGTGTTCCAGGTGCTGGCGTACGTAACGTATCGCCGGGAACCCGGCGGTTGGCTTGTCGGCGTAGGGGTAGGTGTTATCGTCGCTGTCGGAGTGGGTGCAGGAGTTTGCGTTGGTGTCGGCGTTGCGCCACTGCAAGCGCCCAAATCTTCCCAAACGCCCCATTCACCGGTTGTTCCCGGTTCTTCTCCCTGCGTCCACCATTTTGCTTTCCATTCGTGTCCGGCATGCGAGACAATCGCTCCACCGTTATACGCGGTGGTACTGACCCATTCCGGTGCCGTGCAAGCGCTGGCTGTGCTTGTTGGCGTGGGTGTCGGTGTAGGTGTCGGTGTGGACGTTGGCGTTGGTGTTGGAGCAGGCGTTGCCGTAGGTGTCGGCGGCGAACCGGCGTACACCTTCCACAAAGCGGGAGTATTGGGCGGTTCCCAGCCTGTCAAGGATGAATGCGCCTGGATGCATTCATAGGTTATACCGCCATAGGAAACAATATCACCTGTCTGATAGTAAACCCCGGGCTGCCATTCATTAATCGCTCCCGCAGCCGGCAAAACAGGCAAAAGGCTGACCAATAGAACTGTAATAAGACAAAAAACGGTAAATCGTGTCCTCTTTCCTTTCATCCGCATTTCACTCCTTCAATAGAAAATTTTGAAAGCCGCAAATCACGTAACTGATTCTTGGGACCACCTCCTTGTCCAAAAAAAACTGCTTACCTTTTTTGAAAATGGATCATCCGCCGACAGCGGGTAAGCGTTACGGCAATCGAACTGGAGCAGGATTTCAGCTAACGTTTGCAGGTTCGCTCAGGCAATTTCGGAAAGCGGGTTGGCTAGACGGATTTTTGCGTAGGGGAAATAAGAGGAAATCTTTAACTCTATTTTGATAGCAATCAAGTTTATTTGCCAAGGCTAAATATATCGACTGATGGGGGAAAATTCTATTCAAGGGCTTTTTACGGCGCCGCCCGGTGCCAAAAAAACTTTTTCCGCATGGAACATTACGGGGCAATGCCTCATGCGCTCCTCCGGTTTTTAGCATAAAGTGTAGAAGCACGCAGGACGCGCAATTTGGCTCACGCCTTTTACGCCGGCAACCAGCTTTCATGCGCGCAACTTCAACACACGGGAGGAGGGCGAAAATGCCTGATTCGCAAGAGAAGGCGGTCGTCCAAAGTTTCGCTGCGCCGGGACAGCCGGGGCAATCGGGACAACTGCCTCTGGAGATGTTACCGTTCGGCGATGAAATGTATATGCTGCCGCCAGGGGGCTTTTCCGGTAGTAACGCTTCGGGCAACAGCTTGTTGGATAAATTGGGCGGAATAGACGGCATAATAAAAGCGGTGGAAAATGCGCAGAAAATGTTCCGGATGGCGCAACAGTTTGCGCCTTTATTGAAAATGATCGCATTATTTTTTGGCAAAGCGAAAAAACCATCATCCGGCCCGCGGCGTGCAATCCGCAAAGCATCTGGCAAAAGGCGGCGAAGTTCGGCTGTAAAAAGGCGAAAACGCCTGCGCCGGGCATCGGGCAATCGACCTATCTACAGAAAATACGGCGGAAAATAGAAGCTGTTTCATAAAAAAACGAAGAAGACGATTCCCCTTGCCGAATCGTCTTCTTCATGCCGCTTTTTCGCGTTAGATGCCGAATGCCAACGAGCGGGAAACGATGACCAACAGGATGAAAAGCACCAGGATAACGCCGGTTGTAGTAAAACCCCCATAACCCATTGCCGCGCTCATCGTATTTCACCCCTTTCGGCTAGTTCTCGTTGTAATGTATGCGCAATCCGTAAAGTTGTCTGGATGTATGTTCCCGTTGACAGAAAAAATTTTGCCGCATTTGGGCGGCTTTCCCGGAACAAACGCCCGGTTCGGTCATAAGATGGTAGCGTAAAGCGAAATTGTTAGAATTCCAACAGAAAAAGGTGATCTTGATTGACTATCGACAACGGCAATGTGCGGCAAGTTGGCGAAATACCTCAACCGGAAGTTGCGCCAAGCAGGCAAATGACGCAATCTCCGCCGGGATATTCCGGTCCGCCTGCTCAGCCGTTTGCCCCTTTTCCGCCTGCTTTTCCATATGGCGGAGCGCCGGGTTATCCTTCGCCCCAACCGGGGATGCCGCCGTATTTTCCCCCGTCCGTCTACGGGCCGATGCCGGGTTACCCGGGTGTCCCGTATACGGCTTATCCCGGAACCCCCTACGGACAATATCCGTTGCCGCCGATGGCGGGTACTTCGGGAACTTATCCGGGCATATCGGGGATACCGCCGACACCTTATTCGGGTATGCCGGGGAGCCCTGATATGTGGTCATGGTCCGATTGGCTGCCCGGATCAATGGATAATTTCTAAAGACAAAATCTTTGTAAACTTGTCGGAATGGTGGTATGATTTTGCTAACGGTTGAAACAGCATCTTAATTTTTAGACGGAGGGCTTTCATGACAGAACTAATAGACGGTATCCCCCATATTTTCAAAGAAGAATTACGGGAAATTTTGCAAGGAAACGACGCATCCCTGGAAGTTGTCGACGTAAGGGAAGCGGATGAGTATGCGGAAGCGCATATCCCCGGGGTCAAACACGTTCCGATGAGTGAAATTTCCGACCGGTTCGCCGAATTCGATCCGGGCAAAAAATATGTGTTTGTATGCCGCAGCGGGCGGAGAAGTTTGCATGTTGCCAAGGTTTTTCAGGAAAACGGCTTCGATGTGTTAAACTTTAAGGGCGGCATGCTGGAGTGGGACGGCGAAACCGTTTCGGGAATGTAAGCAACAATCTATAGTAAAATTGCCGTGCATATATAATGCATGGCTTATTGCCTTTTTGCGTTCCGGGCCGAATCGCCGGGCCGGTCGCAACGCAAGCGAATCCGTCCGGGATGAATTCGCCGCGGGAGGGCAAAATGATGCATCCTGATGGCGCATTCATCCGTATACAAATACAAGGATATTCCTTGCAAATCGTTTCGAATGGAGAGATGCCCAAACTATGAGAAAATCGTCAATCGCCTGGATTATCGCGGGAGTATTGGTAGTCATTCTGATCTTATCGTCCGTATCAGCGTATAACGGGATGGTAACGGCGCAAACCAACGTGGACAAGCAATTTTCCCAAATTGAAAACACGCTGCAGCGGCGCGCCGATTTGATCCCGAATTTGGTCAATACGGTAAAAGGCTATGCCGCGCACGAAAAGGAAGTGCTGCAATCGATTGCGGACGCCCGCAGCAAACTCGTCGGCGCGAACACCCCGGCGCAAATGGCCGCGGCGGACAGCGAACTGTCCAGCGCGTTATCAAGGTTGCTCGTTGTCGTGGAAAATTATCCGGACTTGAAAGCGGACAAGGAATTTACCCGTTTGATGGACGAATTGTCCGGCACGGAAAACCGGATTGCCGTCGCGCGAAAAGATTATAACGATGCGGTCGAACAATACAATTTGAAAATCCGACGTTTTCCCGGCTCGCTCTTTGCCTCCATGTTTGGTTTTGCGCCGCGGGATTTCTTCAAGAGCCAACCCGGAGCCGAGAAGGTGCCGGAAGTAAAGTTCTGATATGGCCATGAACATACCTTCAGTCAGCTGGAAAATGGCTCCGCCGCGCGGATTGCGCACGATTATGCTCGCGCTTGCCGCATGCATATGGCTGCTTTTGCCGGCCCTGCCCGCGCATGCGGACGCGCGCTTCGGCGTTTATGTGGACGATGGCGCAAACATGCTGTCGCCGGCGGCGCAAGCAAAACTTTATCAAAACGCCGTATGGCTGCACGACGTTACCGGCTCGGCGCAGGTCGGCGTGGTGACCGTCAAGTCGCTTGACGGCGGGACGATCGAGGAAACGGCATTATCCACGTTTCGCCGTCTCGGTTTAGGCGGAAAAGAACGAAACGACGGTGTTTTGCTCCTGTACGCCGCGCAGGAGAACCGGGTGCGCATCGAGGTCGGCTACGGTCTGGAAGGCGCCATTCCCGACGGCAAGGCGGGCGCCATTCTGGACGAGTACTTTTTGCCCAATATGCGCAAAGGAAACGTCGACGACGCGTTCATCGCCGCCCAAACCGCGATTATTCGCGCCGCGGCAAGCGAATACGACATTGATCCGGCGCAAATGGATCAGGCCGGAATCCCGCGCATGCCGCAAACGAATGAAGGCTTCCTGCAAAACATGCCGATTGCGGCAAAAATCATTTTCGCCGTTGTGATCGTATTTTTGCTTTTTATCGATTTTCGCTTTTTCGGCGGCACGTTTACCTGGATGCTGCTAAGCTTGTTGGGACGCCGCGGCGGCGGCGGGGGCTTTGGCGGCGGACGCGGCGGCGGCGGCTCATCGGGCGGCGGCGGCGCAAGCAGATAAGCCGCGGTTACCGCGGCTGCCTTTTCCCCGCCGCTGTTTTGCGGT belongs to Bacilli bacterium and includes:
- a CDS encoding carbohydrate-binding protein — protein: MKGKRTRFTVFCLITVLLVSLLPVLPAAGAINEWQPGVYYQTGDIVSYGGITYECIQAHSSLTGWEPPNTPALWKVYAGSPPTPTATPAPTPTPTSTPTPTPTPTPTSTASACTAPEWVSTTAYNGGAIVSHAGHEWKAKWWTQGEEPGTTGEWGVWEDLGACSGATPTPTQTPAPTPTATITPTPTPTSQPPGSRRYVTYASTWNTSIYDLIPANIPNYITTVNLAFARPNTTYQKGSYAFDQAIAGFEFVEGATTNNGQKKFTAQQAQDFRNNIAALKARGTEVFVSVGGWAYSQGSEWANFNAARVVDLVLDLGASGIDIDWEANGDSCNKLTADQFSCTLDSQIIGIINGLYDEIHARGANLKISIAGWSTGAYYVKGTPFEEGKVQWGSPFGGVLYRVVKDYGGKIDFINLMSYDAGDYYDPREGYESYRAIYNGPINMGMEIAPEGAGGAVLEVNAPAGTVYDADMLTGQNNIATQYYNVETMVNYIKNKGESFDGFMLWQLWKQRVYGPAPTGAATENSAGQYVCRNLPLSGDCNQTIPSLPKLVP
- a CDS encoding YjcZ family sporulation protein, whose product is MSAAMGYGGFTTTGVILVLFILLVIVSRSLAFGI
- a CDS encoding rhodanese-like domain-containing protein; amino-acid sequence: MTELIDGIPHIFKEELREILQGNDASLEVVDVREADEYAEAHIPGVKHVPMSEISDRFAEFDPGKKYVFVCRSGRRSLHVAKVFQENGFDVLNFKGGMLEWDGETVSGM
- a CDS encoding LemA family protein, giving the protein MRKSSIAWIIAGVLVVILILSSVSAYNGMVTAQTNVDKQFSQIENTLQRRADLIPNLVNTVKGYAAHEKEVLQSIADARSKLVGANTPAQMAAADSELSSALSRLLVVVENYPDLKADKEFTRLMDELSGTENRIAVARKDYNDAVEQYNLKIRRFPGSLFASMFGFAPRDFFKSQPGAEKVPEVKF
- a CDS encoding TPM domain-containing protein — its product is MAMNIPSVSWKMAPPRGLRTIMLALAACIWLLLPALPAHADARFGVYVDDGANMLSPAAQAKLYQNAVWLHDVTGSAQVGVVTVKSLDGGTIEETALSTFRRLGLGGKERNDGVLLLYAAQENRVRIEVGYGLEGAIPDGKAGAILDEYFLPNMRKGNVDDAFIAAQTAIIRAAASEYDIDPAQMDQAGIPRMPQTNEGFLQNMPIAAKIIFAVVIVFLLFIDFRFFGGTFTWMLLSLLGRRGGGGGFGGGRGGGGSSGGGGASR